DNA sequence from the Pseudoglutamicibacter cumminsii genome:
GGATGCCGGCGCTCATCACGATGATGATGAAGACCCACACGAGGATCATCGGGATCAGCACGGTCTTAGGGAACGTCGTGGACAGCGATGCTCCCGGGGCTTCCATGTGCAGGTATTTGTTGAGGAAGAAGTCCTCTTCCTGGCCCTTACCCCACGTGAGGCGCGCCGAGTAGACGGTGTAGATCGCGGCCCACGCGACGATCGCCGCGTAGTACATGCCGATGACGACGCAGATCAGCACCTGCCACCAGCCGAGCGCTTCGGTGCGCTTGTTGAGGCGGCGCATCGCGAGCGGTGCGGAACCACGGTACTTGTGCCCGATCGCGTAATCGAAGAACAGCAGCGGGATACCTGCAGTCAAGAGCGCGCACAGGTATGGGATGAGGAAGGCGCCGCCACCGGATTCGTAGGCGACCGATGGGAAGCGCCAGATGTTGCCGAGACCGACTGCGGAGCCGATCGCGGAGATGATAAAGACATTGCGTGAGCCGAACGCTTCACGCTTGGTGCGTTTGTTCCCAGCTTTCATATTCCCAGCTTTCATAGAGGCGGGACTCGTGGTTCCTTGCGACATGCGGGATACCCTATGCCTATTTCGCTCAGGTTTCTATATGAAGGCTTGGATATTTCACAGCGTGATATTTCACAGCCTGACATTTCACGGCACTGATTTCGCACAGCACTGATTTCGACAGCGTTTATTTCGACATAGGTATCCCATGCGTGCGTGGGACGTGACAAACTGGAGATATGTCTGAGCTGTTTTCGCAGTCCTACCGGAACATCGTGACCGATCACTTCGAAGGCGAATGGGAACCAGATGATGGCCTGAGCGCGAGGGAATACGCTGACGCGCTCGCTGAATCTGATGTGACCGTACTGCCTGCCGCGTTGGAGCAGTTTTACCGTTCTGTGGGCGCTGTTGAGGACATCATGGAGGCCTACTATTTCGTGTGGGATCCGGATGAGCTCGAGGTCCAGGACGGTTACGTGTGCTTCATGGAAGATGAAGACGACCGTTACACGTGGGGCTTCCCTGTCGAGTCGTTGAATGTCCCGGATCCGTTGGTGTTCCGCCGTTTCAACGCGAAAGACACGTGGGCTGAAACCGGCGCAACGATCTCCGAGTATTTGCTCGATTATTTCGAATGGGTTTTCACCGAGGTTGAACCTGCGGTAGAAGAGGATCTGTGACCACTACTCCCCACGGATCTGCCCGAGTCTGGGTTTCGCACGCCCCTGAAGATTACGCGTGCCCGTTTTGTGAGATCGTTGGCGACGTAACCCCGTTTTCGCAAGGGAACCTGTGCGCGCCAACTGACTTGGTATACCGCGATGAGCTGGTAGCCGTCATCATCGCGTGCGACGGTTTCGGTGACCATGCCGGGCATGCGATGGTGATCCCGTCGGGTCACTTTGAGGCGCTGTATGACCTCCCCGACGATGTGAATGCGGCTTTGGCTGTCATGACCCGTTTGGTTGCGGTTGCGATGAAGCGCGTGTGGGCTCCCGAGGGGATCTCGACCCGCCAGCACAACGAACCGTCAGGCAACCAGCATGTGTGGCACTACCACCAGCACGTGTTCCCGCGGTGGGCGGCCGATGATTTGTACCGGCAGTTGCGCCGCCGGCTGCCGGTGGATTTCCGCGCCACCAAAGCACGCGAATTAGCGGCCTCGTTGCGTGAGGTCCTCGAAGAAGAGCGCCGCGCAAGCGGCGGCATCGTCACGCGTTAGGCGGGCAGCCCTACGAACTAGCCCTCGCGGGTCACAACGGCATCGGCGAACGCTTCGAGAGCGGAACGCACCGTGCCCTGCGGAAGTGGCGCGAGCGCTTCAACCGCCTTGCGTGACCAGTTGCGTGCCTCATCCCAGGCCCGTTGAGTCGCTGGATGAGCGGCGAGCGCGGTGACAGCGGTCTCGAGGTCTTCATCGCTTGTGAGGTCGCCATCGACGAGTTCGATGACCCGCTGAGCTTCCGCATCGCCGGCTGCTGCGTCTTGGCGCGCGTACAGAACCGGGAGGGTGTCGACGCCTTCACGCAGGTCAGTTCCGTTGATCTTGCCGGAAGCCTTCTCCTTGCCGAGGATGTCGATGACGTCATCAGCGAGCTGGAACGCGATGCCGACCTTCTCGCCGTAATCGACCAGGACGTCGCGGAACTCTTCGCTTGCCCCGCCATAGAACGTGCCGTAATAGCCCGCGCACGCGATCAGCGACGCGGTCTTGTCAGACAAAACCTGAATGTAATGCTCGGTGGGGTCCGCGCCTTCGCGCACGCCAGCGAACTCATGCAACTGGCCGAGGCACAAACGCTCGAACGTGCGGGCCTGAATCTCAACAGCGCCAGGGCCCAACTGAGCAGCGAGCACCGAGGCTCGCGCCAGAATCAAGTCGCCGGTGAGGATCGCAACCGAGTTCCCCCACACGTGCTGTGCAGTCGGAGCGCCACGACGCATCGGAGCGTCATCCATGACGTCGTCGTGATACAGGGTTGCAAGGTGCGTCATCTCAACGATGCAC
Encoded proteins:
- a CDS encoding HIT domain-containing protein, with product MTTTPHGSARVWVSHAPEDYACPFCEIVGDVTPFSQGNLCAPTDLVYRDELVAVIIACDGFGDHAGHAMVIPSGHFEALYDLPDDVNAALAVMTRLVAVAMKRVWAPEGISTRQHNEPSGNQHVWHYHQHVFPRWAADDLYRQLRRRLPVDFRATKARELAASLREVLEEERRASGGIVTR
- a CDS encoding polyprenyl synthetase family protein, whose translation is MTDSSWTSAGHGVEQSVDLDPQTQALAATIQLPQGFRDVADDVEFAPQVFEALARVEKMLLNAVANSDPIIDRASRHLAEAGGKRVRPLLVVLSSLLGEKGITDEVIKAACIVEMTHLATLYHDDVMDDAPMRRGAPTAQHVWGNSVAILTGDLILARASVLAAQLGPGAVEIQARTFERLCLGQLHEFAGVREGADPTEHYIQVLSDKTASLIACAGYYGTFYGGASEEFRDVLVDYGEKVGIAFQLADDVIDILGKEKASGKINGTDLREGVDTLPVLYARQDAAAGDAEAQRVIELVDGDLTSDEDLETAVTALAAHPATQRAWDEARNWSRKAVEALAPLPQGTVRSALEAFADAVVTREG